The following proteins are co-located in the Mus caroli chromosome 7, CAROLI_EIJ_v1.1, whole genome shotgun sequence genome:
- the LOC110299401 gene encoding putative olfactory receptor 52P1, protein MQHTNHSHQNPSSFLLMGIPGLEASHFWIAFPFCSMYALAVLGNMAVLLVVRSEPSLHQPMYLFLCMLSTIDLILCTSTVPKLLALFWANAAEIAFGACATQMFFIHGFSAVESGILLSMAFDRYLAICRPLHYGSLLSSESVSKLGAAALLRGLGLMTPLTCLLARLSYCGRVVAHSYCEHMAVVKLACGGTQPNNIYGITAATLVVGTDSICIAISYALILRAVLGLSSKEARAKTFGTCGSHLGVILLFYTPGLFSFYTQRFGQHVPRHVHILLADLYLVVPPMLNPIIYGMKTKQIRDGALRLLKRGPAQS, encoded by the coding sequence ATGCAACACACAAACCACAGCCATCAGAACCCAAGCTCCTTCCTGCTCATGGGAATTCCCGGCCTGGAGGCGTCCCACTTTTGGATTGCATTTCCTTTCTGCTCCATGTATGCCCTAGCAGTTCTTGGCAACATGGCAGTCCTGTTGGTGGTGCGCTCTGAGCCTTCACTGCACCAGCCCATGTACCTGTTCCTATGCATGCTGTCCACTATTGACCTGATACTCTGCACCTCCACTGTCCCCAAGCTCCTCGCACTCTTTTGGGCAAATGCAGCTGAGATTGCCTTTGGAGCCTGTGCTACCCAGATGTTCTTTATCCACGGTTTCTCGGCTGTAGAATCCGGTATCCTGCTATCAATGGCCTTTGATCGCTATTTGGCCATCTGCCGACCATTGCACTATGGGTCATTGCTGTCCTCAGAGTCTGTGAGCAAGTTAGGAGCTGCTGCTCTGCTCCGTGGCCTGGGGCTCATGACCCCACTTACCTGCCTACTGGCAAGGCTGAGCTACTGTGGCCGAGTGGTAGCACACTCCTACTGTGAGCACATGGCTGTGGTGAAGCTGGCTTGTGGGGGCACACAACCAAACAACATATATGGCATCACAGCAGCCACACTGGTGGTAGGAACTGACTCCATTTGTATTGCCATATCCTATGCACTCATCCTCCGGGCTGTGTTGGGCCTCTCCTCCAAAGAGGCCAGGGCAAAGACCTTTGGCACTTGTGGCTCCCACCTGGGTGTTATCCTTCTCTTCTACACACCAGGGCTCTTCTCATTCTATACCCAGCGCTTTGGTCAACACGTACCCAGGCACGTCCACATCCTCCTGGCTGACCTCTACCTCGTCGTACCACCCATGCTCAACCCCATCATCTATGGGATGAAAACCAAGCAGATCCGAGATGGAGCACTCCGACTACTCAAGAGGGGTCCAGCCCAATCATAG